In the Carassius gibelio isolate Cgi1373 ecotype wild population from Czech Republic chromosome B24, carGib1.2-hapl.c, whole genome shotgun sequence genome, one interval contains:
- the pdia4 gene encoding protein disulfide-isomerase A4 produces the protein MMKKITLLLIVLLGVTHFILPSRCEEDAKDDSAEDLGEEDDDDDDDDDDADDTEVKEENGVLVLTDKNFDTFIEGKDTVLVEFYAPWCGHCKQFAPEYEKIAQTLKENDPPIPVAKVDATKASALGSRFEVSGYPTIKILKKGEPLDYDGDRSEHAIVERVKEVAQPDWKPPPEATLVLTKDNFDDVVNNADIILVEFYAPWCGHCKRLAPEYEKAAKELSNRTPPIPLAKVDATAESDLATRFGVSGYPTLKIFRKGKAFDYNGPREKFGIVDYMSDQAGPPSKQVQTLKQVQELVRDGEDSVIVGVFSSEEDSAYEIYQEACNSLREDYKFMHTFNNEVAKFLKASPGQAVMLQPEKFRSKYEPASHSLTIKDSTPASEVQEFFKKHILPLVGHRKQSNDAKRYTTRPLVVVYYGVDFSFDYRVATQFWRGKVLEVAKDFPEYTFAIADEEDYADELKSLGLSESGEEVNVGILGEGGKKYAMEPEEFDSDVLRSFVTAFKKGKLKPIVKSQPIPKSNKGPVKVVVGKTFDDIVLDTKKDVLIEFYAPWCGHCKKLDPDYTALGKKYKNEKNLVIAKMDATANDVPHDSYKVEGFPTIYFAPSGNKQNPVKFEGGKRDLEELSKFVEEHATKLAQKKDEL, from the exons ATGATGAAGAAGATAACACTTCTTTTGATTGTGCTGCTTGGAGTGACACACTTCATATTGCCAAGCCGATGCGAAGAAGATGCCAAAGATG ATTCAGCAGAAGATCTTGgagaagaagatgatgatgacgatgatgatgatgatgatgcagatGACACTGAAGTAAAGGAGGAGAATGGGGTGCTGGTCCTGACGGATAAAAACTTTGATACCTTCATAGAGGGCAAAGACACTGTTCTGGTGGAGTTCTATGCACCATG GTGTGGCCACTGCAAACAGTTCGCTCCGGAATATGAGAAGATCGCTCAGACACTAAAGGAGAATGACCCACCGATTCCTGTGGCAAAGGTTGATGCCACTAAGGCTAGTGCACTGGGCAGTAGATTTGAAGTTTCTGGTTATCCCACCATCAAAATACTTAAAAAGGGGGAGCCTCTGGACTATGATGGGGATCGAAGTGAGCACG CTATTGTGGAACGGGTTAAAGAAGTTGCCCAACCAGACTGGAAACCTCCCCCGGAGGCCACACTGGTCTTGACTAAGGATAATTTTGATGATGTGGTGAACAATGCAGACATTATTCTGGTGGAGTTCTATGCACCCTG GTGTGGCCATTGTAAGAGACTTGCACCGGAGTATGAAAAGGCTGCTAAAGAGCTCAGCAATCGCACCCCTCCAATTCCACTGGCTAAAGTTGATGCCACTGCAGAGAGTGATTTAGCAACGCGCTTTGGTGTTTCTGGCTACCCAACTCTTAAAATCTTCAGAAAGGGCAAGGCTTTCGACTACAATGGTCCACGTGAGAAGTTTG GTATCGTTGATTACATGTCAGACCAGGCTGGTCCTCCATCAAAGCAGGTGCAGACTCTAAAACAGGTTCAGGAGCTCGTCAGAGATGGTGAAGATTCTGTGATCGTAGGCGTTTTCTCCAGTGAAGAAGATTCCGCATATGAGATCTATCAAGAAGCAT GTAATTCTCTAAGAGAAGACTACAAATTTATGCATACGTTCAATAATGAAGTGGCAAAATTCCTCAAGGCTTCACCTGGACAAGCAGTCATGCTTCAGCCAGAGAAGTTTAGGTCTAAATATGAGCCAGCGTCTCATTCACTAACAATTAAA gatTCCACACCTGCTTCAGAAGTTCAGGAATTTTTCAAGAAACACATACTACCTTTGGTTGGGCACAGAAAGCAGAGCAACGATGCAAAGAGATACACCACACGACCTCTTGTGGTTGTTTATTACGGAGTAGACTTCAGTTTTGATTATAGAGTTG CCACACAGTTTTGGAGGGGCAAAGTGCTTGAAGTCGCAAAGGACTTTCCAGAGTACACGTTTGCTATCGCGGATGAGGAAGACTATGCTGATGAATTGAAGAGTCTTGGACTCAGTGAAAGCGGGGAGGAGGTGAATGTTGGCATTCTCGGTGAGGGAGGGAAAAAATATGCCATGGAGCCAGAGGAGTTTGACTCTGATGTGCTCCGAAGCTTTGTCACGGCCTTCAAAAAAGGTAAG CTGAAACCTATTGTGAAGTCTCAGCCTATTCCCAAGAGCAACAAAGGACCGGTGAAGGTTGTGGTGGGCAAGACTTTTGATGACATTGTGTTGGATACAAAGAAAGATGTCCTCATCGAGTTTTATGCACCATGGTGTGGCCACTGTAAAAAGCTGGACCCAGATTATACAGCTCTCGGAAAGAAATACAAGAATGAGAAGAATCTTGTCATTGCCAAAATGGATGCCACCGCTAATGATGTGCCTCATGACAGTTATAAAGTAGAAGGTTTCCCTACCATCTACTTTGCACCCAGTGGCAACAAGCAGAACCCAGTCAAATTTGAAGGCGGCAAAAGGGACCTGGAGGAATTAAGCAAATTTGTGGAAGAACATGCCACAAAATTAGCACAGAAAAAAGATGAGCTCTAA
- the ezh2 gene encoding histone-lysine N-methyltransferase EZH2 isoform X1, with amino-acid sequence MGLTGRKSEKGPVCWKRRVKSEYMRLRQLKRFRRADEVKSMFSSNRQKILERTDILNQEWKLRRIQPVHIMTPVSSLRGTRECTVDSGFSEFSRQVIPLKTLNAVASVPVMYSWSPLQQNFMVEDETVLHNIPYMGDEILDQDGTFIEELIKNYDGKVHGDRECGFINDEIFVELVNALNQYSDNEEDDEEEDQHDCKFEKMDLCDGKDDAEDSHKDQLNSESHNNDRSKKFPSDKIFEAISSMFPDKGSTEELKEKYKELTEQQLPGALPPECTPNIDGPNAKSVQREQSLHSFHTLFCRRCFKYDCFLHPFHATPNTYKRKNMENLVDSKPCGIYCYMYMVQDGMVREYPAGVVAERPKTPSKRTVGRRRGRLPNSNSNSRPSTPTVNSETKDTDSDREGGADGTDCNDKDDDDKKDETTSSSEANSRCQTPVKLKLSSEPPENVDWSGAEASLFRVLIGTYYDNFCAIARLIGTKTCRQVYEFRVKESSIIARAPAVDENTPQRKKKRKHRLWATHCRKIQLKKDGSSNHVYNYQPCDHPRQPCDSSCPCVTAQNFCEKFCQCSSECQNRFPGCRCKAQCNTKQCPCYLAVRECDPDLCLTCGAAEHWDSKNVSCKNCSIQRGAKKHLLLAPSDVAGWGIFIKEPVQKNEFISEYCGEIISQDEADRRGKVYDKYMCSFLFNLNNDFVVDATRKGNKIRFANHSVNPNCYAKVMMVNGDHRIGIFAKRAIQTGEELFFDYRYSQADALKYVGIEREMEIP; translated from the exons ATGGGATTGACCGGGAGGAAATCAGAGAAGGGTCCTGTTTGCTGGAAGCGGAGAGTGAAGTCTGAGTACATGCGACTGCGGCAGCTCAAACGTTTCAGGAGGGCAGACGAGGTCAAG AGCATGTTCAGCTCCAACAGACAGAAGATTTTGGAGCGTACAGACATATTGAACCAGGAATGGAAACTGAGACGGATACAGCCTGTTCATATAATGACACCTGTGAGCTCCTTGCGAGGGACTAGAGAG TGCACTGTCGACAGTGGATTCTCTGAGTTCTCCAGACAAGTCATTCCTCTCAAAACACTGAATGCTGTGGCCTCTGTGCCTGTCATGTACTCTTGGTCTCCACTCCAGCAAAACTTCATG GTTGAAGATGAGACCGTATTGCACAACATCCCTTACATGGGTGATGAAATCCTTGATCAAGACGGCACCTTCATTGAAGAACTTATTAAAAATTATGATGGAAAAGTTCATGGAGATAGAG AGTGTGGTTTCATAAATGATGAGATCTTTGTGGAGCTAGTGAACGCACTCAATCAGTACAGTGATAacgaggaagatgatgaagaggaggatcAGCATGATTGCAAGTTTGAGAAGATGGACCTCTGTGATGGAAAAGATGATGCTGAAGACTCTCACAAGGACCAGCTTAATTCAGAAA GTCACAACAATGACAGATCAAAGAAGTTTCCCTCTGATAAAATCTTTGAAGCCATTTCTTCCATGTTCCCTGATAAAGGTTCAACGGAAGAACTCAAAGAAAA ATATAAAGAACTCACTGAGCAGCAGCTTCCAGGGGCTCTTCCTCCTGAATGCACCCCCAACATTGATGGACCAAATGCTAAATCAGTGCAAAGAGAGCAGAGTCTTCACTCCTTCCATACACTCTTCTGCAGGCGTTGCTTCAAATATGACTGTTTTCTTCACC CCTTCCATGCAACTCCAAACACATACAAGCGTAAGAATATGGAGAATCTGGTGGACAGCAAGCCATGTGGAATTTATTGCTACATGTATATGGTTCAG GATGGCATGGTTAGGGAATACCCAGCAGGTGTGGTTGCTGAGCGTCCCAAGACCCCTTCTAAACGCACAGTTGGCCGACGCAGAGGAAGACTCCCGAACAGCAACAGCAACAGTAGACCCAGCACCCCAACAGTTAACAGTGAGACTAAAGACACAGACAGTGATCGAGAGGGAGGGGCAGATGGAACCGACTGTAACGATAAAGATGATGATGACAAAAAGGATGAGACCACCAGCTCCTCAG agGCGAACTCCCGCTGTCAGACTCCAGTGAAGCTGAAGTTGAGCTCCGAGCCTCCAGAGAATGTGGACTGGAGCGGCGCTGAGGCCTCTCTCTTCAGAGTGCTTATCGGCACTTACTATGACAACTTCTGCGCTATCGCCAGACTCATTGGCACAAAGACCTGCAGACAG GTTTATGAATTCAGGGTAAAAGAATCTAGCATCATTGCACGTGCACCTGCTGTTGATGAAAACACTCCTCaaaggaagaagaagagaaaacacag ATTGTGGGCCACTCATTGTCGGAAAATTCAACTAAAGAAAG ATGGCTCCTCCAATCATGTGTACAATTACCAGCCATGTGACCACCCGCGCCAGCCATGTGACAGTTCTTGCCCTTGTGTCACTGCCCAAAACTTCTGTGAGAAGTTCTGCCAGTGTAGCTCGGAAT GTCAGAACCGGTTTCCAGGCTGCCGCTGTAAGGCTCAGTGCAACACCAAGCAGTGTCCCTGTTACCTGGCCGTACGAGAGTGTGACCCTGACCTGTGCCTCACCTGTGGGGCGGCTGAACACTGGGACAGTAAAAACGTCTCCTGCAAGAACTGTAGTATTCAGAGAGGAGCAAAGAAG cacttgCTACTGGCTCCGTCTGATGTGGCCGGATGGGGAATTTTCATCAAAGAGCCTGTTCAGAAAAATGAGTTCATCTCCGAGTACTGTGGGGAG ATTATCTCCCAGGATGAGGCCGACCGCAGAGGCAAAGTGTATGACAAATACATGTGCAGCTTCCTGTTCAATCTTAACAACG ATTTTGTTGTTGATGCAACTAGGAAAGGAAACAAGATCAGGTTTGCCAACCACTCTGTGAACCCCAACTGCTATGCAAAGG TGATGATGGTTAATGGAGATCACAGGATTGGCATATTTGCTAAGAGAGCCATACAGACTGGAGAGGAACTATTCTTTGACTAcag ATACAGTCAAGCTGACGCTCTGAAATACGTAGGTATTGAACGTGAAATGGAAATTCCATAA
- the cul1b gene encoding cullin-1b — protein MSSNRGQNTHGLKQIGLDQIWDDLRSGIQQVYTRQSMAKARYMELYTHVYNYCTSVHQSNQARGAGIPPSKPSKKPATPGGAQFVGLELYKRLKEFLRSYLTNLLKDGEDLMDESVLKFYTQQWEDYRFSSKVLNGICAYLNRHWVRRECDEGRKGIYEIYSLALVTWRECLFRPLNKQVTNAVLKLIEKERNGETINTRLISGVVQSYVELGLNEDDAFVKGPTLSVYKEYFESQFLADTERFYTRESTEFLQQNPVTEYMKKAEARLLEEQRRVQVYLHESTQDELARKCEQVLIEKHLEIFHTEFQNLLDADKNEDLGRMYNLASRITDGLCELKKLLESHIHNQGLAAIEKCGDSALNDPKMYVQTILDVHKKYNALVMSAFNNDAGFVAALDKACGRFINNNAVTRMAQSSSKSPELLARYCDSLLKKSSKNPEEAELEDTLNQVMVVFKYIEDKDVFQKFYAKMLAKRLVHQNSASDDAEASMISKLKQACGFEYTSKLQRMFQDIGVSKDLNEQFKKHLSNSEPLDLDFSIQVLSSGSWPFQQSCTFALPSELERSYQRFTAFYGSRHSGRKLTWLYHLSKGELVTNCFKNRYTLQASTFQMAILLQFNTENSYTVQQLADSTQIKIDILVQVLQILLKSKLLVLEDENANIDEMDFKPDTLIKLFLGYKNKKLRVNINVPMKTEQKQEQEMTHKNIEEDRKLLIQAAIVRIMKMRKILKHQQLLAEVLNQLSSRFKPRVPVIKKCIDILIEKEYLERVDGEKDTYSYLA, from the exons ACATGTGTATAACTACTGTACCAGCGTGCACCAGTCCAACCAGGCCAGGGGTGCTGGCATCCCCCCCTCCAAACCCTCCAAGAAACCGGCCACACCTGGCGGGGCACAATTTGTCGGACTAGAACTCTACAAAAGACTGAAAGAGTTTCTGAGGAGCTACCTGACAAACCTTCTCAAG GATGGAGAGGACCTGATGGATGAGAGCGTTCTGAAGTTCTACACGCAGCAGTGGGAGGACTACCGCTTCTCCAGTAAAGTGTTGAATGGGATCTGTGCTTACCTCAACAGACACTGGGTGCGCCGAGAGTGTGATGAGGGACGGAAAGGAATTTATGAAATCTATTCG CTTGCTTTGGTCACTTGGAGAGAGTGCTTATTTAGACCTCTAAACAAGCAG GTGACAAATGCTGTGTTAAAACTCATTGAGAAGGAGAGAAATGGTGAGACTATTAACACCAGACTCATCAGTGGAGTGGTGCAGTCCTACG TTGAGTTGGGCTTGAATGAGGATGATGCGTTTGTGAAGGGGCCGACATTATCAGTTTACAAGGAGTACTTTGAGTCACAGTTTTTGGCTGACACAGAGCGCTTCTACACACGGGAAAGCACAGAGTTCCTCCAGCAAAACCCTGTTACTGAATATATGAAAAAG GCAGAGGCACGGTTGCTGGAGGAGCAGCGGAGGGTGCAGGTCTATCTCCACGAGAGCACACAAGATGAGCTGGCTCGCAAGTGTGAGCAGGTCCTCATCGAGAAACACCTGGAGATCTTCCACACAGAGTTCCAGAACCTTCTAGATGCTGATAAGAATGAAG ATCTGGGTCGGATGTACAACCTTGCTTCCCGGATCACGGATGGTTTGTGTGAGCTCAAGAAACTCTTGGAGTCCCACATTCATAATCAAGGGCTGGCTGCCATTGAGAAGTGTGGAGATTCAGCGCTCAAT GATCCCAAAATGTATGTGCAAACAATCTTGGATGTTCACAAGAAATACAATGCTCTCGTCATGTCTGCGTTCAATAATGATGCTGGGTTTGTGGCAGCACTCGATAAG GCCTGTGGGagattcattaataataatgcagTGACGAGGATGGCGCAGTCCTCCAGCAAATCTCCTGAGCTTCTGGCCAGATACTGCGACTCCTTACTGAAGAAGAG TTCAAAGAATCCAGAGGAGGCTGAGCTCGAAGATACTCTCAACCAAGTG ATGGTGGTTTTCAAGTATATTGAGGATAAAGACGTGTTCCAGAAGTTCTATGCCAAGATGCTGGCCAAAAGACTGGTGCACCAGAACAGTGCCAGCGACGACGCAGAGGCCAGCATGATCTCCAAACTGAAG CAAGCATGTGGTTTCGAGTACACCTCCAAACTACAGCGCATGTTCCAGGACATCGGTGTCAGCAAAGACTTGAATGAGCAATTCAAAAAGCACCTTTCTAACTCTGAGCCTTTGGACT TGGATTTCAGTATCCAGGTTCTGAGCTCTGGCTCGTGGCCGTTTCAGCAGTCTTGCACGTTCGCTTTACCATCTGAG TTGGAGCGGAGTTACCAAAGATTTACAGCTTTTTATGGAAGTAGACACAGCGGGCGGAAGTTGACATGGCTTTACCACCTTTCCAAAGGGGAGCTGGTCACCAACTGCTTCAAGAACAGATACACCCTGCAG GCCTCCACCTTCCAGATGGCCATCCTGCTCCAGTTCAACACAGAGAACAGCTACACCGTCCAGCAGCTGGCCGACAGCACACAGATCAAAATA GATATTTTGGTTCAGGTCTTGCAAATCCTGTTGAAATCAAAGTTGCTG gtcttggagGATGAGAATGCAAATATTGATGAAATGGATTTCAAGCCTGATACATTAATCAAACTTTTCCTGGGGTATAAGAA tAAGAAGTTACGGGTGAATATCAATGTGCCAATGAAGACGGAGCAGAAACAAGAGCAGGAGATGACACACAAGAACATCGAGGAAGACAGGAAGCTCCTCATACAg GCAGCTATCGTGAGAATCATGAAGATGAGGAAAATTTTAAAGCACCAGCAGCTTTTGGCAGAAGTGCTGAACCAACTTTCTTCCCGATTCAAACCTCGTGTTCCTGTCATCAAG aaATGCATTGACATTTTGATAGAGAAGGAATACCTGGAACGTGTGGATGGGGAAAAAGACACTTACAGTTACTTGGCATAA
- the ezh2 gene encoding histone-lysine N-methyltransferase EZH2 isoform X2, with amino-acid sequence MGLTGRKSEKGPVCWKRRVKSEYMRLRQLKRFRRADESMFSSNRQKILERTDILNQEWKLRRIQPVHIMTPVSSLRGTRECTVDSGFSEFSRQVIPLKTLNAVASVPVMYSWSPLQQNFMVEDETVLHNIPYMGDEILDQDGTFIEELIKNYDGKVHGDRECGFINDEIFVELVNALNQYSDNEEDDEEEDQHDCKFEKMDLCDGKDDAEDSHKDQLNSESHNNDRSKKFPSDKIFEAISSMFPDKGSTEELKEKYKELTEQQLPGALPPECTPNIDGPNAKSVQREQSLHSFHTLFCRRCFKYDCFLHPFHATPNTYKRKNMENLVDSKPCGIYCYMYMVQDGMVREYPAGVVAERPKTPSKRTVGRRRGRLPNSNSNSRPSTPTVNSETKDTDSDREGGADGTDCNDKDDDDKKDETTSSSEANSRCQTPVKLKLSSEPPENVDWSGAEASLFRVLIGTYYDNFCAIARLIGTKTCRQVYEFRVKESSIIARAPAVDENTPQRKKKRKHRLWATHCRKIQLKKDGSSNHVYNYQPCDHPRQPCDSSCPCVTAQNFCEKFCQCSSECQNRFPGCRCKAQCNTKQCPCYLAVRECDPDLCLTCGAAEHWDSKNVSCKNCSIQRGAKKHLLLAPSDVAGWGIFIKEPVQKNEFISEYCGEIISQDEADRRGKVYDKYMCSFLFNLNNDFVVDATRKGNKIRFANHSVNPNCYAKVMMVNGDHRIGIFAKRAIQTGEELFFDYRYSQADALKYVGIEREMEIP; translated from the exons ATGGGATTGACCGGGAGGAAATCAGAGAAGGGTCCTGTTTGCTGGAAGCGGAGAGTGAAGTCTGAGTACATGCGACTGCGGCAGCTCAAACGTTTCAGGAGGGCAGACGAG AGCATGTTCAGCTCCAACAGACAGAAGATTTTGGAGCGTACAGACATATTGAACCAGGAATGGAAACTGAGACGGATACAGCCTGTTCATATAATGACACCTGTGAGCTCCTTGCGAGGGACTAGAGAG TGCACTGTCGACAGTGGATTCTCTGAGTTCTCCAGACAAGTCATTCCTCTCAAAACACTGAATGCTGTGGCCTCTGTGCCTGTCATGTACTCTTGGTCTCCACTCCAGCAAAACTTCATG GTTGAAGATGAGACCGTATTGCACAACATCCCTTACATGGGTGATGAAATCCTTGATCAAGACGGCACCTTCATTGAAGAACTTATTAAAAATTATGATGGAAAAGTTCATGGAGATAGAG AGTGTGGTTTCATAAATGATGAGATCTTTGTGGAGCTAGTGAACGCACTCAATCAGTACAGTGATAacgaggaagatgatgaagaggaggatcAGCATGATTGCAAGTTTGAGAAGATGGACCTCTGTGATGGAAAAGATGATGCTGAAGACTCTCACAAGGACCAGCTTAATTCAGAAA GTCACAACAATGACAGATCAAAGAAGTTTCCCTCTGATAAAATCTTTGAAGCCATTTCTTCCATGTTCCCTGATAAAGGTTCAACGGAAGAACTCAAAGAAAA ATATAAAGAACTCACTGAGCAGCAGCTTCCAGGGGCTCTTCCTCCTGAATGCACCCCCAACATTGATGGACCAAATGCTAAATCAGTGCAAAGAGAGCAGAGTCTTCACTCCTTCCATACACTCTTCTGCAGGCGTTGCTTCAAATATGACTGTTTTCTTCACC CCTTCCATGCAACTCCAAACACATACAAGCGTAAGAATATGGAGAATCTGGTGGACAGCAAGCCATGTGGAATTTATTGCTACATGTATATGGTTCAG GATGGCATGGTTAGGGAATACCCAGCAGGTGTGGTTGCTGAGCGTCCCAAGACCCCTTCTAAACGCACAGTTGGCCGACGCAGAGGAAGACTCCCGAACAGCAACAGCAACAGTAGACCCAGCACCCCAACAGTTAACAGTGAGACTAAAGACACAGACAGTGATCGAGAGGGAGGGGCAGATGGAACCGACTGTAACGATAAAGATGATGATGACAAAAAGGATGAGACCACCAGCTCCTCAG agGCGAACTCCCGCTGTCAGACTCCAGTGAAGCTGAAGTTGAGCTCCGAGCCTCCAGAGAATGTGGACTGGAGCGGCGCTGAGGCCTCTCTCTTCAGAGTGCTTATCGGCACTTACTATGACAACTTCTGCGCTATCGCCAGACTCATTGGCACAAAGACCTGCAGACAG GTTTATGAATTCAGGGTAAAAGAATCTAGCATCATTGCACGTGCACCTGCTGTTGATGAAAACACTCCTCaaaggaagaagaagagaaaacacag ATTGTGGGCCACTCATTGTCGGAAAATTCAACTAAAGAAAG ATGGCTCCTCCAATCATGTGTACAATTACCAGCCATGTGACCACCCGCGCCAGCCATGTGACAGTTCTTGCCCTTGTGTCACTGCCCAAAACTTCTGTGAGAAGTTCTGCCAGTGTAGCTCGGAAT GTCAGAACCGGTTTCCAGGCTGCCGCTGTAAGGCTCAGTGCAACACCAAGCAGTGTCCCTGTTACCTGGCCGTACGAGAGTGTGACCCTGACCTGTGCCTCACCTGTGGGGCGGCTGAACACTGGGACAGTAAAAACGTCTCCTGCAAGAACTGTAGTATTCAGAGAGGAGCAAAGAAG cacttgCTACTGGCTCCGTCTGATGTGGCCGGATGGGGAATTTTCATCAAAGAGCCTGTTCAGAAAAATGAGTTCATCTCCGAGTACTGTGGGGAG ATTATCTCCCAGGATGAGGCCGACCGCAGAGGCAAAGTGTATGACAAATACATGTGCAGCTTCCTGTTCAATCTTAACAACG ATTTTGTTGTTGATGCAACTAGGAAAGGAAACAAGATCAGGTTTGCCAACCACTCTGTGAACCCCAACTGCTATGCAAAGG TGATGATGGTTAATGGAGATCACAGGATTGGCATATTTGCTAAGAGAGCCATACAGACTGGAGAGGAACTATTCTTTGACTAcag ATACAGTCAAGCTGACGCTCTGAAATACGTAGGTATTGAACGTGAAATGGAAATTCCATAA